One window from the genome of Andrena cerasifolii isolate SP2316 chromosome 3, iyAndCera1_principal, whole genome shotgun sequence encodes:
- the LOC143367136 gene encoding cilia- and flagella-associated protein 70 isoform X1 — translation MELLSSQQNSVADEQIEITLNAIENIIRKEDINVSFVVEHNGTVLGESSSTFVKASCGDGSTHYDVEFVVHLPVSADDIRSIGAVVSTPVLSKIGLLIFHQVALDLQFHMFAVKALYSVEIDLEDRPTASDTELKRKSIFTAKSGSLTTPMILGICNLDLIPIILGEPNFTEKLILEMPQFSYDGASVSWQNLPLLTVTVSQDDSSIFQMNGGVNFVNITVESMYNLPDSITDNMEYTAGSVVYIDSEVPENVFFENGAWTKYRDVERTKRWNTLSSLDNRARLSKYKLDCDYMGLKNEFKGQIDLLSKVCADEPRIEWNLVSRCILWKMGIEAMQNHIRRHKYWPFQFMMKQNGHASKSRGASSSKPQLYQCYVDVSELLFPGRKSCRVVGQLYTYSSTDIFEKVELEKNIFEAETRIKETKEKEKKTKTSKQSQSVQSDKVADRSTPVTSSNEEPTVVVIEIELYEPLISCRVVDDFFVLISELIPTTEKQPPYIYSGDVGEDQYTNCVQKLAEIITESYRNFREEDKNSVPLKNVENGNGKERLRQKYCYHPESDELTCFTQYLYRTGVYLSLRSTLRSKVTLLLDQRFKMPPNLVHSSETQNFITSVYTYLVEQMHLAINKIVEGRYVEDLPKSVDSDSLYFYAEEAYEFGDWEKAKYYYTTVIMANKEDSRPWTKYAIFLKKIGHLQRAMEACLEAIALNRRDVIALLVYGGILFESQKYRESEIFLRAITELYPRFLQGWVILHLFYMRTEYCPGIDLTLRIAQKCMQDKHQEIQLYEEPLLWAMVHCPQDNIYMITATFLLKLHLCEFANIALAQELSNSTRSTHFLYYMAVEHYLSNRFEDALSHLEEAQCNYGMDYSISSLMGHCYFKIGNKKAIECYEFAHMLFDRPNDLHLVEMRLGYHYYNTEDYDRAKRMFLSACDTSPTAETWLGAGLSYFELGEFEDAETALSEANRLDNRNPDIWGYLCLLNITLRRYDEFSQCYREMVKNNLKNRKLWLRITNSMEALDYAPPIIVTESDDLIETHTEQISEEQFETVNGT, via the exons ATGGAACTATTGTCGTCGCAGCAGAATTCGGTAGCCGATGAGCAGATCGAAATAACTCTAAACGCCATCGAAAATATT ATCAGGAAAGAAGATATAAATGTGTCTTTCGTCGTGGAGCACAATGGTACCGTTTTAGGGGAATCTTCCTCCACATTTGTGAAAGCAAGCTGTGGCGACGGATCGACACATTACGACGTCGAATTCGTTGTTCATTTACCAGTCTCCGCGGACGACATAAGGAGCATTGGTGCAGTTGTATCCACCCCGGTATTAAGTAAGATTGGGCTCTTAATATTCCATCAAGTTGCACTTGATTTACAATTTCATATGTTTGCAGTAAAAGCTCTGTACAGCGTAGAAATCGACCTAGAAGACCGTCCTACAGCCTCGGACACTGAACTGAAGAGAAAATCGATATTCACCGCCAAATCTGGATCTCTCACCACTCCAATGATACTGGGAATCTGTAATCTTGATCTGATCCCAATAATATTAG GAGAGCCGAATTTTACCGAGAAACTGATACTAGAAATGCCGCAGTTCTCCTACGATGGTGCATCCGTTTCCTGGCAGAATCTTCCACTTCTCACGGTCACTGTTTCCCAAGATGACTCCTCCATCTTCCAGATGAACGGAGGTGTTAATTTTGTGAACATCACCGTGGAGAGCATGTACAATCTCCCAGATTCTATCACGGATAATATGGAGTACACTGCTGGCAGCGTAGTGTACATTGACTCCGAG GTGCCAGAAAATGTGTTCTTCGAAAATGGAGCGTGGACGAAATACCGTGACGTCGAGAGAACGAAACGTTGGAACACTTTGAGCAGCTTGGACAATCGCGCTCGATTGTCGAAATACAAATTGGACTGCGATTACATGGGGCTGAAGAATGAATTTAAAGGGCAGATAGATTTACTG AGCAAAGTTTGCGCGGATGAACCGCGAATCGAGTGGAATCTCGTAAGTCGTTGTATTTTATGGAAAATGGGGATTGAAGCGATGCAGAATCATATTAGGCG GCACAAATATTGGCCTTTTCAATTTATGATGAAGCAAAACGGCCACGCATCAAAATCCAGGGGCGCTTCCTCGTCCAAGCCACAGCTATATCAGTGCTACGTTGATGTCTCGGAGCTTCTTTTCCCAGGAA GAAAAAGTTGCCGAGTGGTGGGACAGTTGTATACCTACAGCTCGACAGATATATTTGAGAAGGTTGAACTCGAGAAGAACATCTTCGAGGCAGAGACGCGGATAAAAGAGacgaaggagaaagagaagaaaacAAAAACATCTAAA CAGTCGCAGTCGGTGCAATCTGACAAAGTAGCGGATCGAAGTACGCCAGTGACTTCAAGCAACGAAGAGCCTACCGTTGTCGTAATTGAAATCGAGCTCTACGAACCACTCATCTCTTGCAGGGTCGTGGACGACTTCTTTGTTTT GATTAGCGAACTAATTCCCACGACGGAGAAGCAACCACCTTACATATATTCTGGGGATGTAGGAGAGGACCAGTACACGAATTGCGTCCAGAAGCTAGCCGAAATTATCACTGAAAGTTATCGA AACTTCCGCGAGGAAGATAAGAATTCGGTGCCTCTGAAGAATGTCGAGAATGGCAACGGCAAGGAGCGTCTGCGGCAAAAGTACTGCTACCACCCAGAATCG GACGAGTTGACGTGTTTTACACAATATCTTTATAGAACTGGAGTGTATTTGTCTTTACGTAGCACTCTCAGATCAAAAGTTACCCTGCTTTTGGATCAAAGATTCAAAATGCCGCCGAATCTAGTGCATTCTAGCGAAACTCAG AATTTTATTACGTCCGTGTACACGTACCTGGTCGAACAAATGCACTTGGcgataaataaaatcgtggagggTCGGTACGTAGAGGATCTGCCGAAGAGCGTGGACTCTGACTCACTATACTTTTACGCCGAAGAAGCTTACGAGTTTGGAGATTGGGAAAAAGCGAAATATTATTACACAACT GTAATAATGGCGAATAAGGAGGATTCAAGACCCTGGACGAAGTACGCGatctttcttaaaaaaatcgGACACCTCCAGCGTGCGATGGAAGCTTGCTTAGAAGCAATCGCGTTAAATAGGCGAGACGTAATCGC aTTGTTAGTTTATGGAGGAATCCTGTTCGAAAGTCAGAAATACAGGGAGTCTGAGATATTTCTGAGAGCCATTACTGAGTTGTATCCACGGTTTTTACAGGGTTGGGTTATTCTGCATCTTTTCTATATGCGAACAGAATATTGCCCAG GCATAGATCTCACTCTTCGCATAGCCCAAAAGTGTATGCAGGACAAGCATCAAGAAATACAGCTTTACGAAGAACCACTTCTTTGGGCCATGGTTCACTGTCCCCAGGATAACATATATATGATAACAGCGACGTTTCTGTTGAAGTTACACCTCTGTGAG TTTGCAAACATCGCACTGGCACAAGAACTGTCCAATTCAACTCGATCGACTCATTTTTTATACTACATGGCAGTGGAACATTATTTGTCTAATAGATTCGAAGACGCTTTGTCTCACTTAGAGGAAGCCCAATGCAATTACGGGATG GATTACTCGATCAGTAGTCTAATGGGTCACTGCTACTTCAAAATAGGCAACAAGAAGGCGATAGAGTGTTACGAATTTGCTCACATGCTTTTCGACAGACCCAACGACTTGCATTTAGTGGAAATGAG ATTAGGATATCATTATTACAACACCGAAGACTACGATCGAGCAAAGAGAATGTTCCTAAGTGCATGCGATACCTCGCCAACTGCAGAGACATGGTTGGGAGCTGGTTTGAGTTACTTCGAA CTTGGCGAGTTCGAAGACGCAGAGACAGCTCTGTCTGAAGCGAATAGGCTCGACAATCGCAATCCAGATATATGGGGCTATTTATGTTTGTTGAATATAACTCTGAGAAGGTACGATGAGTTCTCGCAGTGTTACAGAGAAATGGTAAAA AATAATCTTAAAAATAGAAAACTGTGGCTGAGAATAACGAACTCGATGGAGGCTTTGGATTACGCACCACCAATTATAGTAACGGAAAGTGACGATCTTATCGAGACTCATACCGAACAGATATCCGAGGAACAATTTGAAACCGTTAATGGCACCTAA
- the LOC143367136 gene encoding cilia- and flagella-associated protein 70 isoform X2: protein MELLSSQQNSVADEQIEITLNAIENIIRKEDINVSFVVEHNGTVLGESSSTFVKASCGDGSTHYDVEFVVHLPVSADDIRSIGAVVSTPVLSKIGLLIFHQVALDLQFHMFAVKALYSVEIDLEDRPTASDTELKRKSIFTAKSGSLTTPMILGICNLDLIPIILGEPNFTEKLILEMPQFSYDGASVSWQNLPLLTVTVSQDDSSIFQMNGGVNFVNITVESMYNLPDSITDNMEYTAGSVVYIDSEVPENVFFENGAWTKYRDVERTKRWNTLSSLDNRARLSKYKLDCDYMGLKNEFKGQIDLLSKVCADEPRIEWNLVSRCILWKMGIEAMQNHIRRHKYWPFQFMMKQNGHASKSRGASSSKPQLYQCYVDVSELLFPGRKSCRVVGQLYTYSSTDIFEKVELEKNIFEAETRIKETKEKEKKTKTSKSQSVQSDKVADRSTPVTSSNEEPTVVVIEIELYEPLISCRVVDDFFVLISELIPTTEKQPPYIYSGDVGEDQYTNCVQKLAEIITESYRNFREEDKNSVPLKNVENGNGKERLRQKYCYHPESDELTCFTQYLYRTGVYLSLRSTLRSKVTLLLDQRFKMPPNLVHSSETQNFITSVYTYLVEQMHLAINKIVEGRYVEDLPKSVDSDSLYFYAEEAYEFGDWEKAKYYYTTVIMANKEDSRPWTKYAIFLKKIGHLQRAMEACLEAIALNRRDVIALLVYGGILFESQKYRESEIFLRAITELYPRFLQGWVILHLFYMRTEYCPGIDLTLRIAQKCMQDKHQEIQLYEEPLLWAMVHCPQDNIYMITATFLLKLHLCEFANIALAQELSNSTRSTHFLYYMAVEHYLSNRFEDALSHLEEAQCNYGMDYSISSLMGHCYFKIGNKKAIECYEFAHMLFDRPNDLHLVEMRLGYHYYNTEDYDRAKRMFLSACDTSPTAETWLGAGLSYFELGEFEDAETALSEANRLDNRNPDIWGYLCLLNITLRRYDEFSQCYREMVKNNLKNRKLWLRITNSMEALDYAPPIIVTESDDLIETHTEQISEEQFETVNGT, encoded by the exons ATGGAACTATTGTCGTCGCAGCAGAATTCGGTAGCCGATGAGCAGATCGAAATAACTCTAAACGCCATCGAAAATATT ATCAGGAAAGAAGATATAAATGTGTCTTTCGTCGTGGAGCACAATGGTACCGTTTTAGGGGAATCTTCCTCCACATTTGTGAAAGCAAGCTGTGGCGACGGATCGACACATTACGACGTCGAATTCGTTGTTCATTTACCAGTCTCCGCGGACGACATAAGGAGCATTGGTGCAGTTGTATCCACCCCGGTATTAAGTAAGATTGGGCTCTTAATATTCCATCAAGTTGCACTTGATTTACAATTTCATATGTTTGCAGTAAAAGCTCTGTACAGCGTAGAAATCGACCTAGAAGACCGTCCTACAGCCTCGGACACTGAACTGAAGAGAAAATCGATATTCACCGCCAAATCTGGATCTCTCACCACTCCAATGATACTGGGAATCTGTAATCTTGATCTGATCCCAATAATATTAG GAGAGCCGAATTTTACCGAGAAACTGATACTAGAAATGCCGCAGTTCTCCTACGATGGTGCATCCGTTTCCTGGCAGAATCTTCCACTTCTCACGGTCACTGTTTCCCAAGATGACTCCTCCATCTTCCAGATGAACGGAGGTGTTAATTTTGTGAACATCACCGTGGAGAGCATGTACAATCTCCCAGATTCTATCACGGATAATATGGAGTACACTGCTGGCAGCGTAGTGTACATTGACTCCGAG GTGCCAGAAAATGTGTTCTTCGAAAATGGAGCGTGGACGAAATACCGTGACGTCGAGAGAACGAAACGTTGGAACACTTTGAGCAGCTTGGACAATCGCGCTCGATTGTCGAAATACAAATTGGACTGCGATTACATGGGGCTGAAGAATGAATTTAAAGGGCAGATAGATTTACTG AGCAAAGTTTGCGCGGATGAACCGCGAATCGAGTGGAATCTCGTAAGTCGTTGTATTTTATGGAAAATGGGGATTGAAGCGATGCAGAATCATATTAGGCG GCACAAATATTGGCCTTTTCAATTTATGATGAAGCAAAACGGCCACGCATCAAAATCCAGGGGCGCTTCCTCGTCCAAGCCACAGCTATATCAGTGCTACGTTGATGTCTCGGAGCTTCTTTTCCCAGGAA GAAAAAGTTGCCGAGTGGTGGGACAGTTGTATACCTACAGCTCGACAGATATATTTGAGAAGGTTGAACTCGAGAAGAACATCTTCGAGGCAGAGACGCGGATAAAAGAGacgaaggagaaagagaagaaaacAAAAACATCTAAA TCGCAGTCGGTGCAATCTGACAAAGTAGCGGATCGAAGTACGCCAGTGACTTCAAGCAACGAAGAGCCTACCGTTGTCGTAATTGAAATCGAGCTCTACGAACCACTCATCTCTTGCAGGGTCGTGGACGACTTCTTTGTTTT GATTAGCGAACTAATTCCCACGACGGAGAAGCAACCACCTTACATATATTCTGGGGATGTAGGAGAGGACCAGTACACGAATTGCGTCCAGAAGCTAGCCGAAATTATCACTGAAAGTTATCGA AACTTCCGCGAGGAAGATAAGAATTCGGTGCCTCTGAAGAATGTCGAGAATGGCAACGGCAAGGAGCGTCTGCGGCAAAAGTACTGCTACCACCCAGAATCG GACGAGTTGACGTGTTTTACACAATATCTTTATAGAACTGGAGTGTATTTGTCTTTACGTAGCACTCTCAGATCAAAAGTTACCCTGCTTTTGGATCAAAGATTCAAAATGCCGCCGAATCTAGTGCATTCTAGCGAAACTCAG AATTTTATTACGTCCGTGTACACGTACCTGGTCGAACAAATGCACTTGGcgataaataaaatcgtggagggTCGGTACGTAGAGGATCTGCCGAAGAGCGTGGACTCTGACTCACTATACTTTTACGCCGAAGAAGCTTACGAGTTTGGAGATTGGGAAAAAGCGAAATATTATTACACAACT GTAATAATGGCGAATAAGGAGGATTCAAGACCCTGGACGAAGTACGCGatctttcttaaaaaaatcgGACACCTCCAGCGTGCGATGGAAGCTTGCTTAGAAGCAATCGCGTTAAATAGGCGAGACGTAATCGC aTTGTTAGTTTATGGAGGAATCCTGTTCGAAAGTCAGAAATACAGGGAGTCTGAGATATTTCTGAGAGCCATTACTGAGTTGTATCCACGGTTTTTACAGGGTTGGGTTATTCTGCATCTTTTCTATATGCGAACAGAATATTGCCCAG GCATAGATCTCACTCTTCGCATAGCCCAAAAGTGTATGCAGGACAAGCATCAAGAAATACAGCTTTACGAAGAACCACTTCTTTGGGCCATGGTTCACTGTCCCCAGGATAACATATATATGATAACAGCGACGTTTCTGTTGAAGTTACACCTCTGTGAG TTTGCAAACATCGCACTGGCACAAGAACTGTCCAATTCAACTCGATCGACTCATTTTTTATACTACATGGCAGTGGAACATTATTTGTCTAATAGATTCGAAGACGCTTTGTCTCACTTAGAGGAAGCCCAATGCAATTACGGGATG GATTACTCGATCAGTAGTCTAATGGGTCACTGCTACTTCAAAATAGGCAACAAGAAGGCGATAGAGTGTTACGAATTTGCTCACATGCTTTTCGACAGACCCAACGACTTGCATTTAGTGGAAATGAG ATTAGGATATCATTATTACAACACCGAAGACTACGATCGAGCAAAGAGAATGTTCCTAAGTGCATGCGATACCTCGCCAACTGCAGAGACATGGTTGGGAGCTGGTTTGAGTTACTTCGAA CTTGGCGAGTTCGAAGACGCAGAGACAGCTCTGTCTGAAGCGAATAGGCTCGACAATCGCAATCCAGATATATGGGGCTATTTATGTTTGTTGAATATAACTCTGAGAAGGTACGATGAGTTCTCGCAGTGTTACAGAGAAATGGTAAAA AATAATCTTAAAAATAGAAAACTGTGGCTGAGAATAACGAACTCGATGGAGGCTTTGGATTACGCACCACCAATTATAGTAACGGAAAGTGACGATCTTATCGAGACTCATACCGAACAGATATCCGAGGAACAATTTGAAACCGTTAATGGCACCTAA
- the LOC143367136 gene encoding cilia- and flagella-associated protein 70 isoform X4, whose product MELLSSQQNSVADEQIEITLNAIENIIRKEDINVSFVVEHNGTVLGESSSTFVKASCGDGSTHYDVEFVVHLPVSADDIRSIGAVVSTPVLIKALYSVEIDLEDRPTASDTELKRKSIFTAKSGSLTTPMILGICNLDLIPIILGEPNFTEKLILEMPQFSYDGASVSWQNLPLLTVTVSQDDSSIFQMNGGVNFVNITVESMYNLPDSITDNMEYTAGSVVYIDSEVPENVFFENGAWTKYRDVERTKRWNTLSSLDNRARLSKYKLDCDYMGLKNEFKGQIDLLSKVCADEPRIEWNLVSRCILWKMGIEAMQNHIRRHKYWPFQFMMKQNGHASKSRGASSSKPQLYQCYVDVSELLFPGRKSCRVVGQLYTYSSTDIFEKVELEKNIFEAETRIKETKEKEKKTKTSKQSQSVQSDKVADRSTPVTSSNEEPTVVVIEIELYEPLISCRVVDDFFVLISELIPTTEKQPPYIYSGDVGEDQYTNCVQKLAEIITESYRNFREEDKNSVPLKNVENGNGKERLRQKYCYHPESDELTCFTQYLYRTGVYLSLRSTLRSKVTLLLDQRFKMPPNLVHSSETQNFITSVYTYLVEQMHLAINKIVEGRYVEDLPKSVDSDSLYFYAEEAYEFGDWEKAKYYYTTVIMANKEDSRPWTKYAIFLKKIGHLQRAMEACLEAIALNRRDVIALLVYGGILFESQKYRESEIFLRAITELYPRFLQGWVILHLFYMRTEYCPGIDLTLRIAQKCMQDKHQEIQLYEEPLLWAMVHCPQDNIYMITATFLLKLHLCEFANIALAQELSNSTRSTHFLYYMAVEHYLSNRFEDALSHLEEAQCNYGMDYSISSLMGHCYFKIGNKKAIECYEFAHMLFDRPNDLHLVEMRLGYHYYNTEDYDRAKRMFLSACDTSPTAETWLGAGLSYFELGEFEDAETALSEANRLDNRNPDIWGYLCLLNITLRRYDEFSQCYREMVKNNLKNRKLWLRITNSMEALDYAPPIIVTESDDLIETHTEQISEEQFETVNGT is encoded by the exons ATGGAACTATTGTCGTCGCAGCAGAATTCGGTAGCCGATGAGCAGATCGAAATAACTCTAAACGCCATCGAAAATATT ATCAGGAAAGAAGATATAAATGTGTCTTTCGTCGTGGAGCACAATGGTACCGTTTTAGGGGAATCTTCCTCCACATTTGTGAAAGCAAGCTGTGGCGACGGATCGACACATTACGACGTCGAATTCGTTGTTCATTTACCAGTCTCCGCGGACGACATAAGGAGCATTGGTGCAGTTGTATCCACCCCGGTATTAA TAAAAGCTCTGTACAGCGTAGAAATCGACCTAGAAGACCGTCCTACAGCCTCGGACACTGAACTGAAGAGAAAATCGATATTCACCGCCAAATCTGGATCTCTCACCACTCCAATGATACTGGGAATCTGTAATCTTGATCTGATCCCAATAATATTAG GAGAGCCGAATTTTACCGAGAAACTGATACTAGAAATGCCGCAGTTCTCCTACGATGGTGCATCCGTTTCCTGGCAGAATCTTCCACTTCTCACGGTCACTGTTTCCCAAGATGACTCCTCCATCTTCCAGATGAACGGAGGTGTTAATTTTGTGAACATCACCGTGGAGAGCATGTACAATCTCCCAGATTCTATCACGGATAATATGGAGTACACTGCTGGCAGCGTAGTGTACATTGACTCCGAG GTGCCAGAAAATGTGTTCTTCGAAAATGGAGCGTGGACGAAATACCGTGACGTCGAGAGAACGAAACGTTGGAACACTTTGAGCAGCTTGGACAATCGCGCTCGATTGTCGAAATACAAATTGGACTGCGATTACATGGGGCTGAAGAATGAATTTAAAGGGCAGATAGATTTACTG AGCAAAGTTTGCGCGGATGAACCGCGAATCGAGTGGAATCTCGTAAGTCGTTGTATTTTATGGAAAATGGGGATTGAAGCGATGCAGAATCATATTAGGCG GCACAAATATTGGCCTTTTCAATTTATGATGAAGCAAAACGGCCACGCATCAAAATCCAGGGGCGCTTCCTCGTCCAAGCCACAGCTATATCAGTGCTACGTTGATGTCTCGGAGCTTCTTTTCCCAGGAA GAAAAAGTTGCCGAGTGGTGGGACAGTTGTATACCTACAGCTCGACAGATATATTTGAGAAGGTTGAACTCGAGAAGAACATCTTCGAGGCAGAGACGCGGATAAAAGAGacgaaggagaaagagaagaaaacAAAAACATCTAAA CAGTCGCAGTCGGTGCAATCTGACAAAGTAGCGGATCGAAGTACGCCAGTGACTTCAAGCAACGAAGAGCCTACCGTTGTCGTAATTGAAATCGAGCTCTACGAACCACTCATCTCTTGCAGGGTCGTGGACGACTTCTTTGTTTT GATTAGCGAACTAATTCCCACGACGGAGAAGCAACCACCTTACATATATTCTGGGGATGTAGGAGAGGACCAGTACACGAATTGCGTCCAGAAGCTAGCCGAAATTATCACTGAAAGTTATCGA AACTTCCGCGAGGAAGATAAGAATTCGGTGCCTCTGAAGAATGTCGAGAATGGCAACGGCAAGGAGCGTCTGCGGCAAAAGTACTGCTACCACCCAGAATCG GACGAGTTGACGTGTTTTACACAATATCTTTATAGAACTGGAGTGTATTTGTCTTTACGTAGCACTCTCAGATCAAAAGTTACCCTGCTTTTGGATCAAAGATTCAAAATGCCGCCGAATCTAGTGCATTCTAGCGAAACTCAG AATTTTATTACGTCCGTGTACACGTACCTGGTCGAACAAATGCACTTGGcgataaataaaatcgtggagggTCGGTACGTAGAGGATCTGCCGAAGAGCGTGGACTCTGACTCACTATACTTTTACGCCGAAGAAGCTTACGAGTTTGGAGATTGGGAAAAAGCGAAATATTATTACACAACT GTAATAATGGCGAATAAGGAGGATTCAAGACCCTGGACGAAGTACGCGatctttcttaaaaaaatcgGACACCTCCAGCGTGCGATGGAAGCTTGCTTAGAAGCAATCGCGTTAAATAGGCGAGACGTAATCGC aTTGTTAGTTTATGGAGGAATCCTGTTCGAAAGTCAGAAATACAGGGAGTCTGAGATATTTCTGAGAGCCATTACTGAGTTGTATCCACGGTTTTTACAGGGTTGGGTTATTCTGCATCTTTTCTATATGCGAACAGAATATTGCCCAG GCATAGATCTCACTCTTCGCATAGCCCAAAAGTGTATGCAGGACAAGCATCAAGAAATACAGCTTTACGAAGAACCACTTCTTTGGGCCATGGTTCACTGTCCCCAGGATAACATATATATGATAACAGCGACGTTTCTGTTGAAGTTACACCTCTGTGAG TTTGCAAACATCGCACTGGCACAAGAACTGTCCAATTCAACTCGATCGACTCATTTTTTATACTACATGGCAGTGGAACATTATTTGTCTAATAGATTCGAAGACGCTTTGTCTCACTTAGAGGAAGCCCAATGCAATTACGGGATG GATTACTCGATCAGTAGTCTAATGGGTCACTGCTACTTCAAAATAGGCAACAAGAAGGCGATAGAGTGTTACGAATTTGCTCACATGCTTTTCGACAGACCCAACGACTTGCATTTAGTGGAAATGAG ATTAGGATATCATTATTACAACACCGAAGACTACGATCGAGCAAAGAGAATGTTCCTAAGTGCATGCGATACCTCGCCAACTGCAGAGACATGGTTGGGAGCTGGTTTGAGTTACTTCGAA CTTGGCGAGTTCGAAGACGCAGAGACAGCTCTGTCTGAAGCGAATAGGCTCGACAATCGCAATCCAGATATATGGGGCTATTTATGTTTGTTGAATATAACTCTGAGAAGGTACGATGAGTTCTCGCAGTGTTACAGAGAAATGGTAAAA AATAATCTTAAAAATAGAAAACTGTGGCTGAGAATAACGAACTCGATGGAGGCTTTGGATTACGCACCACCAATTATAGTAACGGAAAGTGACGATCTTATCGAGACTCATACCGAACAGATATCCGAGGAACAATTTGAAACCGTTAATGGCACCTAA